The following proteins are encoded in a genomic region of Amphiura filiformis chromosome 18, Afil_fr2py, whole genome shotgun sequence:
- the LOC140139398 gene encoding CUB domain-containing protein 2-like, protein MTRCNSSMDVSRACQCDAECSDRDDCCEDYPNLCWNNEPTCVDRCGDYNNESYPCQCDEDCWSRMDCCHDYVTLCRPTNLPCNRTHTYLSGSLYSLYYPDNYLNDQTCHTLLVNNDPMEELYLTIRDFNLEDSTNCSHDSLTIFDGDDDNSPLIGKFCGTRYPLFIRANGPNMTLIFDTDSTVTSSGFRIDMEVQQEWNCSFSLTAPGNISSSNFPSNYNNSQICFTTLTASPGEHVAIEFSDFQVEWDYDFLYFFDGNVAANTALIGITTGNQSYFSPLKSSGEQLLLVFQSDTSFTEQGYQAEFISVKSCDVTLTSPGMVSSTNYPEHYYNNDVCTTRITADPGKQIRIIFSDFQFEGKVKVNDTRQCVNDFLQIYDASYTKSDQLIGTFCGDVVPKPIRSSGRELFLFFSSNFGISGMGYKAEVLFEDGYSVKGYSSRAFRGGFIGKIRVPVYGVANNWRIEVTFRRRIYGLELMECDGKLADIPDNGADKMHFILDAGKDDKKILHRGDKIEVEFIAKTFKRARDVKFKAFFKPNHFDIM, encoded by the exons ATGACTAGATGTAATTCCTCTATGGATGTTAGTCGAGCTTGCCAGTGCGATGCTGAATGTTCTGATCGTGACGATTGCTGTGAAGATTACCCAAACCTCTGCTGGAATAACG AACCAACATGCGTAGACCGATGTGGTGATTATAACAACGAGTCATATCCTTGCCAATGCGACGAAGACTGCTGGTCACGAATGGATTGCTGCCATGACTACGTTACGCTATGTCGAC CAACCAATTTACCTTGCAACAGAACTCATACTTACCTCAGTGGATCTCTTTACTCTTTATATTACCCCGACAACTATTTGAACGATCAAACATGTCACACACTTCTCGTAAATAATGACCCGATGGAAGAACTGTATCTTACAATCAGAGATTTTAATTTAGAAGATTCTACAAACTGCAGCCACGACAGTCTCACCATATTCGACGGCGATGACGATAATAGTCCACTTATTGGAAAATTTTGCGGAACACGTTATCCTTTATTTATAAGGGCAAACGGACCAAATATGACGCTGATTTTTGACACTGATTCCACCGTTACTAGCTCAGGATTTAGAATTGACATGGAAGTACAGCAAG AATGGAACTGCTCATTTTCGCTCACCGCTCCCGGAAATATATCCTCAAGTAACTTTCCTTCGAACTATAACAACTCTCAAATATGTTTTACGACGTTGACGGCATCACCAGGTGAACACGTAGCTATTGAGTTCTCGGATTTCCAAGTTGAATGGGATtatgactttctttattttttcgaCGGCAATGTTGCAGCCAATACTGCCCTCATTGGCATAACCACGGGTAACCAGTCATATTTTTCACCGCTAAAATCTAGTGGTGAGCAACTGCTACTCGTGTTTCAATCCGATACTAGTTTCACGGAACAAGGGTACCAAGCAGAATTTATCTCTGTAAAAT CTTGTGACGTTACTCTCACGTCTCCTGGAATGGTATCTTCCACCAACTATCctgaacattattacaataatgatGTCTGCACCACAAGAATAACGGCTGATCCTGGCAAACAGATACGGATAATCTTCAGTGATTTTCAATTCGAAGGGAAGGTTAAAGTCAATGACACACGCCAATGTGTTAACGATTTTCTACAAATATATGATGCCAGCTACACAAAGTCTGACCAGTTGATTGGGACATTTTGTGGTGACGTTGTTCCTAAACCTATTCGATCATCTGGGAGGGagctatttcttttcttttcatcgaATTTTGGGATATCTGGAATGGGATATAAAGCAGAAGTATTATTTGAAGACG GATATTCTGTCAAGGGATACTCCAGCAGGGCATTCCGCGGAGGATTCATAGGCAAGATACGTGTGCCAGTCTATGGTGTTGCCAACAACTGGCGTATTGAGGTGACTTTTAGAAGACGGATCTACGGTCTGGAG CTTATGGAATGTGATGGTAAGCTTGCTGATATCCCTGATAACGGAGCTGACAAGATGCACTTTATCCTGGATGCGGGTAAAGATGACAAGAAGATCTTGCATCGTGGCGATAAAATCGAGGTTGAATTCATTGCCAAGACCTTCAAACGAGCTCGAGATGTCAAATTTAAAGCCTTTTTTAAacctaatcattttgatattatgTAA